The DNA region GTCCGGCGGGAGGCGCTGAGCCGCGTCGCCGACGCGTTGCAGCTGGGGCGCTACCTGCGCCTGTCCCCGTCCGAGGCGCAGGGCGGCGGGCGCAGCAACAACACCATCCTGGCGGACGCCTGCGAGGCGGTGATCGGGGCGCTCTATCTGGATGGCGGCATGGACAAGGCGCGGGACTTCATCCGCGGGGCCTGGGCCGGGCAGATCGACCGCGCGGACCCGCCGCCGCTGGATTCCAAGACGGCGTTGCAGGAATGGGCGCAGGGCAACAAGCGGCCCCTTCCCACCTATGAACTGATCGAGCAGAGCGGCCCGGCGCACGAGCCGGTGTTCCGCATCGCGGTCCGTCTGAAGGGCATGGAGCCGGTGACGGCCACCGGCCCGTCCAAGCGGGTCGCCGAACGGAAAGCGGCCAGCGCCTTGCTGCGCCAATTGGGAGTGCAGGTCGATGACTGACGGCCGCGACAAGTTTGAAGACGACGATTTCGACGATAAGGACGAGGGCGTGAGCGAGAGCGTGGATGAGGGTGCCGACACTGGTGCCGAAGAAGGCGCCGAAGAGGCTGCCTATGTGCCCGAGAACCCGCGCTGTGGATTCGTCGCCCTGGTCGGCGCGCCGAACGCCGGGAAGTCCACCCTGCTGAACGCGATGGTCGGCTCCAAGGTGTCGATCGTCAGCTCCAAGGTGCAGACGACCCGCACGCGCGTGCTGGGCATCACCATCGCCGGCGACAGCCAGATCATCTTCGTGGACACCCCCGGCATCTTCAAGCCGAAGCGCCGGCTGGACCGCGCCATGGTGGCCGCGGCCTGGCAGGGGGCGGAGGATGCCGATCTGGTCGGCCTGCTGTTCGACGTGTCGCGCCGCAGCATCGACCAGGACACGCAGGGCATCATCGCCCGGCTGAAGGAGCAGGGGCGCAAGGCCATCCTGATCCTGAACAAGATCGACCTCGTGCCGCGCGAGAAGCTGCTGGGCCTCGCCGACAGCTTCAACCAGGAAGGCATCTTCACCGACATCTTCATGCTGTCCGCCTCGACCGGCGACGGCGTGGAGCATCTGCGCGGCTTCCTGGCCGCCCGCATGCCGGAAGGCCCCTGGCATTACCCGGAGGACCAGATCTCCGACATGCCGATGCGTCTCCTGGCGGCGGAGATCACCCGCGAGAAGCTGTTCCAGCAGCTTCACCAGGAACTCCCCTACGCGGCGACGGTCGAGACCGAGCAGTGGGAGGAGTTCGAGAACGGGTCGGTCAAGATCTCCCAGGTCGTGTATGTCCAGCGCGACAGCCAGAAGGCCATCGTGCTCGGCAAGCAGGGCTCCCGCATCAAGGCGCTGGGGCAGGCCGCCCGCACCGAGCTGGAGGAGATGCTGGAGCAGCGCGTGCACCTGATGCTGTTCGTCAAGGTGCGCGAGGACTGGGAGAACGACCCGGAGCGCTACGAGGCGTGGAACCTCGACTTCGGCGCGTCCTAAAGCGCCGGTCAGGGTATAGGCGCGGGCGGACGGTCCCCCATATAGAGGGGCGATCGTCCCCAACAGTGACCGGCTGACCGTGCGCGTGCCCATTTTCAACGACCTGTACGACGCCGGCTCGCGCCTGTTGGGGCGGGCCGGCGATCTCGTTTCCGGCGGCATCCTGGAGCAGGACGTCCGTCTCGGCGTCACCGGCCTGCGGCGGTCCGGCAAGACCGTCTTCGTCACCTCGCTCGTCGACAACCTGCTGAAGGCCGGGCGGCTCCCCTTCCTCGACGTCGTGTCCTCCGGCCGCTTCCAGGCGTCGCGGCTGCGTCCGCAGCCCGACGCCCAGGTCCCCCGCTTCGAGGTGGAGCAGCGGCTGGCCGAACTGGCCGGTCCGTCGCCCCATTGGCCGACCGAGACTCGGGGGATCAGCCAGCTCCGCCTGTCCATGCGCTACCGCCCGAACGCCGTGCTGAAGCGCACGGTGCAGCCGGTCGCCACCCTGAATCTGGACATTGTCGACTATCCCGGCGAATGGCTGCTCGACCTGCCGCTGCTCCACCAGTCCTTCGCGGAATGGAGCGCGCTGACCCTGGAGCTGGCCGGGCGGGCGCCGCGCGACGAGCTGTCGGTGTCCTGGCGCGGTTGGCTCGCCACCATCGACACGGCGGCCCCGGCGGAGGAGGAGCAGGCGCGGCGCGGGGCGGCGCTGTTCACCGACTACCTGCACGCCTGTCGCCGCTCCGACAATCTGCTCAGCCTGATCCAGCCGGGGCGCTTCGTCGAACCGGGCGACATGGCCAACGCGCCGCTGCTGACCTTCTGCCCGCTGCCGGGCGACCGTCCGCGTGCGCGCGGCAGCCTGTGGGCGCTGATGGAGGACCGCTACGAGGCGTACAAGTCCAAGGTGGTCCGCCGCTTCTTCGCCGAGCATTTCGCGCGGCTCGACCGCCAGATCGTCCTGATCGACGTGCTGGGCGCGCTGAACTCCGGACCGGCGGGCATGGCGGACATGAAGCGTGCCCTGGAGCTGAGTCTGGAGCCGTTCCGCCACGGGTCGAGCAGTTGGCTGGACTGGCTGCTGGGCCGGAAGATCGATCGCGTGCTGTTCGCCGCGACCAAGGCCGACCATGTCGCCTCGCACCAGCACAACAGCCTGCGCCATCTGCTGGACCGGCTGGTCTCCGACGCCCGCGCCGGCATCCGCTTCGAAGGGGCGCAGGTGGAGACCATGGCGATCGCCGCCCTGAAATCGACCGAGACGGTGGTGACCGAGCATGAGGGGCGGCAGTTGCGCTGCGTGCGCGGCGTGCCGCTCGGCCGCGACCGCCCGACTGTGCTGTTCCCCGGCGAGATCCCGGAGGACGCCGACTTCCCGCCGGGGCAGGAGCGGCCTTACAATTTCATGGCCTTCCAGCCGCCCGCCGACCTCGCCCGCGAGGCGCGCGGTCTGCCGCACATCCGCCTGGATCAGGCCATGCAGTTCCTGCTGGGGGATTATCTGGAATGAGCGAGCGCACGCGCGACCGCCACTGGGTCCCGCCGATGGAGCTGGACCCCACCCGCGCCGCTCCGGTCCCCGCGGCGGAGGAGGAGGCGATCATCGCCGGCCCCCTGGCCGGTTCGGCGGCGGAACGCCTCCCGGCGCTGCTGGCGGAGGACCGGCCGCGCAGCCGGCTGGGCCGCTGGCTCGCCGGGTCGGTCGCCGCGCTGGTGCTGATCGCACTGGGCTTCGACACCTGGGACCTGTTCAACCGCGCCTTCGCCACCAGCGCCGCGCTGGGCGTCCTGGTGGCCGCCGCCGTGACGGTGGCGGGCGGGGCGGCGCTCGCCATGCTGCTGCGCGAACTGCGCGCGCTGCGCCGCCTGCGCAGGATCGAGGAGCTGCGCGGCGAGGCCGGGCGCCTGTCCATGGAGATCGTGACCAAGGCCGGGGAGCCGGGCCACGCCGAGCGCTTCGCCGGGTCGCTGACCCGCCTCTATGAGGGGCGCCCTGATCTGGCGCCCTCGCTGGAGCGGGTGCGCGACCATGTGACGGACGCCCACGACGACGCGGAGATCCTGCGCCTGCTCGACCGCGAGGTGATGGGGCCGCTCGATCGCCGCGCCTACCATACCGTCCTGCGGGCGTCGCGCGACACGGCCGTGGCGACGGCGCTCAGCCCGGCCGCGGTCGTCGACCTCGCGGTGGTTCTGTGGCGCAACCTGAAGCTGGTGCGGGAGATCGCGGCGCTCTACGGCGCGCGGCCCGGCTATGTCGGGTCGCTGCGGCTGTTGCGGCGGATGCTCGCCAACCTCGCGGTGGCCGGGGTGGCCGAGAGCGCCCACCATGTCGCCGTCGAGGCGCTGGGCGGCTCCATCGCCGCGGCCATCTCCACCCGCATGGGGCAGGGGGTGATCAACGGTCTGCTGACCGCGCGGGTCGGGCTGACCGCCATGCATCTGTGCCGCCCCATCGCCTTCGGGCCGGACAACCGGCCGAGCATGGGCCAGATCCGCAAGGAGCTGCTGTCGCTGCCGAAGCAGGTGCTGTAGCCGCTCACGGCGTGGGAAAGGGCAGGCCGTGCCGGGGGTGGGCGCGGTCGTGGATCAGCGCGCGGTCGCGGATCATCGGCCAGACGATGCGGCGCAGGAATCGGTGGTCCTGCGCCCGGTCCGCTTCGGCGGCGGCGTGGCGCTCGGCCAGCGGCAGCAGGTCGGGCAGCAATCCGGCGACGCCGCCCCAGTGACCGCCCGTCATCACCTCCGTGTGCAGCACCCCGTCGCGAAGGACGTGGAAGGGCTGGCCG from Azospirillum brasilense includes:
- the rnc gene encoding ribonuclease III — protein: MASDADVSADSADLAGLAAAIGHRFADPQRLADAVTHPSLMGLERNVRGGRPEQGPGLAYERLEFLGDRVLGLVIAEWLLERFPNEREGALAKRHVSLVRREALSRVADALQLGRYLRLSPSEAQGGGRSNNTILADACEAVIGALYLDGGMDKARDFIRGAWAGQIDRADPPPLDSKTALQEWAQGNKRPLPTYELIEQSGPAHEPVFRIAVRLKGMEPVTATGPSKRVAERKAASALLRQLGVQVDD
- the era gene encoding GTPase Era, whose product is MTDGRDKFEDDDFDDKDEGVSESVDEGADTGAEEGAEEAAYVPENPRCGFVALVGAPNAGKSTLLNAMVGSKVSIVSSKVQTTRTRVLGITIAGDSQIIFVDTPGIFKPKRRLDRAMVAAAWQGAEDADLVGLLFDVSRRSIDQDTQGIIARLKEQGRKAILILNKIDLVPREKLLGLADSFNQEGIFTDIFMLSASTGDGVEHLRGFLAARMPEGPWHYPEDQISDMPMRLLAAEITREKLFQQLHQELPYAATVETEQWEEFENGSVKISQVVYVQRDSQKAIVLGKQGSRIKALGQAARTELEEMLEQRVHLMLFVKVREDWENDPERYEAWNLDFGAS
- a CDS encoding YcjX family protein: MRVPIFNDLYDAGSRLLGRAGDLVSGGILEQDVRLGVTGLRRSGKTVFVTSLVDNLLKAGRLPFLDVVSSGRFQASRLRPQPDAQVPRFEVEQRLAELAGPSPHWPTETRGISQLRLSMRYRPNAVLKRTVQPVATLNLDIVDYPGEWLLDLPLLHQSFAEWSALTLELAGRAPRDELSVSWRGWLATIDTAAPAEEEQARRGAALFTDYLHACRRSDNLLSLIQPGRFVEPGDMANAPLLTFCPLPGDRPRARGSLWALMEDRYEAYKSKVVRRFFAEHFARLDRQIVLIDVLGALNSGPAGMADMKRALELSLEPFRHGSSSWLDWLLGRKIDRVLFAATKADHVASHQHNSLRHLLDRLVSDARAGIRFEGAQVETMAIAALKSTETVVTEHEGRQLRCVRGVPLGRDRPTVLFPGEIPEDADFPPGQERPYNFMAFQPPADLAREARGLPHIRLDQAMQFLLGDYLE
- a CDS encoding YcjF family protein; the encoded protein is MSERTRDRHWVPPMELDPTRAAPVPAAEEEAIIAGPLAGSAAERLPALLAEDRPRSRLGRWLAGSVAALVLIALGFDTWDLFNRAFATSAALGVLVAAAVTVAGGAALAMLLRELRALRRLRRIEELRGEAGRLSMEIVTKAGEPGHAERFAGSLTRLYEGRPDLAPSLERVRDHVTDAHDDAEILRLLDREVMGPLDRRAYHTVLRASRDTAVATALSPAAVVDLAVVLWRNLKLVREIAALYGARPGYVGSLRLLRRMLANLAVAGVAESAHHVAVEALGGSIAAAISTRMGQGVINGLLTARVGLTAMHLCRPIAFGPDNRPSMGQIRKELLSLPKQVL